A genomic window from Thermodesulfobacteriota bacterium includes:
- a CDS encoding CoA-binding protein translates to MEHVLKAFLEPKSIAIVGVFKTPNKAGHLITRNLREFGFNGKIYPVNPEGGDVLGFKIYKSIKDLPENIDLAVSLVPADNTPKLLHDCAAKGTRNVLLVSGGFSESGEAGSKRQMEVVNLAKQKGIRIMGPNAVGPVNTFNNLVLHFYPLDYLKEGGVAFIAQSGQFCCPVMEYIISSMHVGISKSIDLGNCCDIDEAEVMEYLEEDPETRVIAMYMESIKAGKRFLEVAKKVSKKKPIVVFKTGRTEDGQKTAASHTGAIAVDDTIFDVALRQAGIIRAQDLDEFLDFTKIFDSLHTPKGNRIAVITYSGGIGSMVADACEEFDMKLAEFSKDTIEKIKQVLLPSTKIANPLDCFSVGFPPNINDVYGVPLVAFMHEPNVDIVLFCLMVNRRIWKIDLKQVLSDLKQCQNKPVVGWVIGEDKVVREHTRILEENGIPVFASPERAIRASGALWRYYSRIFEG, encoded by the coding sequence ATGGAACACGTACTAAAGGCGTTCTTAGAACCAAAAAGTATTGCAATAGTTGGAGTCTTCAAGACACCTAATAAAGCAGGACACCTTATCACAAGAAACTTAAGAGAGTTCGGCTTTAATGGAAAGATATATCCCGTTAATCCTGAAGGAGGTGATGTTTTAGGGTTTAAAATATACAAAAGCATCAAAGATCTCCCTGAAAATATAGACCTTGCCGTCTCTCTGGTGCCTGCAGATAATACCCCTAAATTGCTGCACGACTGTGCAGCCAAAGGAACCAGGAATGTATTGCTGGTCTCCGGAGGGTTTTCTGAATCTGGTGAAGCTGGGTCAAAACGGCAGATGGAGGTAGTTAACCTGGCAAAACAGAAGGGAATAAGAATAATGGGGCCCAATGCAGTTGGCCCTGTTAATACCTTTAACAACCTTGTGCTCCACTTTTATCCCCTGGATTACCTTAAGGAAGGAGGAGTAGCATTTATAGCTCAAAGCGGCCAATTCTGCTGTCCTGTTATGGAATATATTATATCATCTATGCATGTCGGGATAAGCAAATCCATAGACCTTGGAAACTGCTGTGATATAGACGAAGCTGAGGTAATGGAATATCTGGAAGAAGACCCTGAAACAAGGGTTATTGCTATGTATATGGAGAGCATTAAGGCAGGCAAACGATTTTTAGAGGTTGCAAAAAAGGTTTCTAAAAAGAAACCTATAGTGGTATTTAAAACAGGAAGGACGGAGGATGGACAGAAGACCGCTGCTTCTCACACAGGTGCTATAGCCGTAGATGACACAATATTCGATGTTGCGCTCAGGCAGGCCGGGATTATTAGGGCTCAAGACCTGGATGAATTCCTTGATTTTACAAAGATATTTGACTCTTTACATACACCAAAAGGCAACAGGATAGCGGTTATAACTTACAGTGGAGGTATTGGGTCAATGGTTGCCGATGCCTGTGAAGAGTTTGACATGAAACTGGCTGAATTCTCAAAGGACACCATTGAAAAGATTAAACAGGTCTTGCTTCCGTCCACAAAGATAGCAAATCCCTTAGACTGTTTTTCTGTTGGATTCCCACCGAATATTAATGATGTATACGGTGTACCTCTGGTTGCCTTTATGCATGAACCCAATGTGGATATTGTCCTTTTCTGCCTCATGGTAAACAGGCGGATTTGGAAAATAGATTTAAAACAAGTGTTAAGTGACTTAAAGCAATGCCAGAATAAACCGGTGGTAGGATGGGTAATAGGTGAGGATAAGGTGGTGAGAGAACATACCAGGATACTTGAAGAAAACGGTATCCCTGTATTTGCATCCCCTGAAAGGGCAATAAGGGCATCAGGTGCCTTATGGAGATATTATTCCCGTATCTTTGAAGGATAG
- a CDS encoding metallophosphoesterase: MIKFIHTADIHLGREFDQFDEKGEERREDIRLTFRRIASLAIEKGVNLFLISGDLFNSPNPSKKDLEFVFETFRMLSDNNVVIFITPGNHDYYIPDGIWDREFSSLGRNLHIFTSSEFETIGLERFKVSVAGCAYNRHQSNSRLFERPEFKISQQNSILLFHGSYEYPNQEYRDQPFSLEELKRLPFNYIALGHYHRHMEIFSEEKRVCFYPGVPEGLNLDERNAGKRYVILGEISDHGEVNITIEEVQRKIIEILNIDCTHFQEKDTLEMKIREHAGDNKILKLNLTGKPTMDILETIDELQERFSGYFYMLKINKNQLDTPIDIPVDPRFIIGRFCRKLEDQIDRAENEEEKQLLKTALNLGINAIREAEKK, translated from the coding sequence ATGATTAAATTTATACATACTGCCGACATCCATTTAGGAAGAGAGTTTGATCAATTCGATGAAAAAGGGGAAGAAAGGAGGGAAGACATCCGTCTCACCTTTCGTCGAATAGCGAGTCTGGCTATAGAAAAGGGTGTTAATCTTTTTCTTATATCCGGCGATCTGTTTAATTCACCCAATCCATCCAAAAAGGATCTGGAATTTGTCTTTGAAACCTTCAGGATGTTAAGCGATAACAATGTGGTTATTTTCATAACCCCCGGGAATCACGATTATTATATTCCAGATGGAATCTGGGATAGAGAATTTAGTTCTCTTGGCCGGAACCTCCACATATTTACTTCTTCAGAGTTTGAAACAATAGGTCTTGAGCGTTTCAAAGTCTCAGTAGCCGGATGTGCTTACAACAGGCATCAATCCAATTCCAGGTTGTTTGAGAGACCTGAATTCAAGATCAGTCAGCAAAACTCTATCCTGCTTTTTCACGGTTCATATGAGTATCCAAATCAGGAGTACCGGGATCAGCCTTTCTCATTGGAAGAGCTGAAAAGATTGCCATTCAACTATATAGCCCTGGGGCACTACCATCGGCACATGGAGATTTTTTCAGAGGAGAAAAGGGTATGTTTCTATCCCGGTGTCCCGGAGGGACTGAACCTGGATGAGCGAAATGCCGGGAAGCGGTATGTAATATTGGGGGAGATCTCTGACCACGGTGAAGTTAACATAACCATTGAAGAGGTTCAAAGGAAGATCATAGAGATATTAAACATTGACTGTACACACTTCCAGGAAAAAGACACGCTGGAGATGAAGATCAGGGAGCATGCCGGTGATAATAAGATTCTCAAACTTAACCTGACCGGCAAGCCGACAATGGATATATTAGAGACCATTGACGAGTTACAGGAGAGGTTCAGTGGGTACTTCTACATGTTGAAGATCAATAAAAACCAGTTAGATACCCCCATAGACATTCCTGTGGATCCAAGGTTCATAATCGGAAGGTTCTGCCGCAAATTAGAAGACCAGATAGACAGAGCAGAGAATGAGGAGGAAAAGCAGCTTCTTAAGACAGCCCTTAACCTTGGAATCAATGCCATCAGAGAGGCCGAAAAGAAATGA
- a CDS encoding AAA family ATPase: MKIRSIEFAGIRVYSDNQRVEFGDNINILVGRNRAGKSSLQDALVIGLFGMGKQSERLNRSFVWSWTNPNEFCTVIRYQVNSRLFQIERDFIKNRVSFGELVDNETYRELTNDSEKVKQYVSEHTGMENLGLFTSTCCIRQQELSKVSENLSEVGHLIQRVFTGSIKSNAKEIIDIFRTKRLAIKASKTTEIRHTPTTKREYDILQEERESVTSAFEHAKDGFKELSRLTDTISKLEEEIPVEREQLKEVRYLLEKLEKKSNIQKELQKSAEDLDRISEQIQRVKAIDESLSRINKRIEALQSIEGHRDIIKNEVPDWIASKEAIEDKLIRLEKKKKITGEERHKVQIELDRLKPVENCGKSIDQDLPGWEYRSSEIKEEIEAANAELTSVESEYQSSRIPLWGKIGGVLLSLAGIILLFSLHGMLKWIGGLLVLIGVSTFLLALYPALKNKRRLSTRLRILRDGIERNHAQLRDIEERIIALLQDTRQKDIETLKKEWGRYKELSGLKSVLDSNVADTEEEFLEANEQYEMYEGMFRNVLNDTSTGSVSELRERLNDYQRLTDEKRNRESERQGILGKEGLKELEGKQRTLDSRVRQYNLELTESDLTSFCPATEETEKWRQVEKELEPKLKGDEHELIRAKERLDTLKDTIQDPVGLEERRTYIEGRLKELDLIYKAYGKAIATFEEAVRELQEEYLPEMEKTTNQYFKEIVPEEFDSVQLVKAWPKIILSSKVNSSIPIASLSLGTIDQLYLSLRIASLELLGKGVTLPLMIDDSFANYDPHCQAKSLKILEELAESRQVIFFSCHPEYMEWGRELKKSRGYSVKLFNWDNNRRIFEIN, translated from the coding sequence ATGAAAATCAGGTCCATCGAATTTGCCGGAATAAGGGTTTACTCTGATAACCAGAGAGTGGAATTTGGCGATAATATTAATATACTTGTTGGAAGAAACAGGGCTGGTAAATCAAGCCTTCAGGATGCACTTGTGATCGGGCTTTTTGGCATGGGTAAACAGAGTGAGCGGCTGAACAGGTCTTTTGTGTGGTCATGGACCAATCCCAACGAGTTCTGTACAGTAATTCGATACCAGGTTAACAGCAGGCTCTTTCAAATCGAAAGGGATTTTATAAAGAACAGGGTTTCCTTCGGAGAACTTGTTGATAATGAGACATATAGAGAGTTAACAAATGACTCAGAAAAGGTAAAACAGTATGTGTCTGAGCACACCGGCATGGAAAATCTGGGTCTGTTTACCTCTACCTGCTGTATAAGACAGCAGGAGCTGTCTAAGGTAAGCGAGAATCTGTCCGAGGTAGGGCATTTAATCCAGAGGGTGTTTACGGGTTCCATCAAGAGCAATGCAAAAGAGATAATAGATATCTTCAGGACAAAAAGACTCGCAATAAAGGCTTCAAAAACAACTGAAATAAGGCATACCCCGACCACGAAACGGGAATATGACATACTCCAGGAGGAGAGAGAGTCAGTTACTTCTGCCTTCGAACATGCAAAAGACGGATTTAAAGAGCTATCAAGGCTGACAGATACTATAAGTAAACTGGAAGAGGAGATTCCAGTAGAGAGAGAACAACTGAAAGAGGTCAGATATTTGCTGGAGAAACTAGAAAAGAAGAGTAATATCCAGAAAGAGCTACAGAAGTCTGCTGAAGATTTAGATAGGATTTCAGAGCAAATTCAAAGGGTTAAAGCAATTGATGAAAGCCTTTCCAGGATTAATAAGAGAATTGAGGCATTACAGTCTATCGAAGGTCATAGGGATATCATAAAGAATGAAGTGCCTGACTGGATAGCGTCTAAAGAGGCTATAGAGGATAAACTCATAAGATTGGAGAAAAAGAAGAAAATAACCGGGGAAGAGAGGCACAAGGTTCAGATAGAGCTCGACAGATTGAAGCCAGTTGAGAATTGTGGAAAATCCATCGATCAGGACCTTCCAGGGTGGGAGTATCGCAGTTCAGAGATTAAAGAAGAGATTGAGGCTGCTAATGCCGAGTTGACCAGTGTGGAATCAGAGTATCAGTCTTCCAGAATTCCTTTATGGGGAAAGATTGGCGGCGTACTGCTCTCTTTAGCAGGGATAATTCTGTTGTTCAGCCTCCATGGAATGTTAAAATGGATTGGAGGGCTGCTTGTCCTGATAGGGGTTTCGACGTTCCTTCTGGCATTGTATCCTGCATTGAAAAATAAAAGACGGCTGTCAACCAGACTCCGGATATTGAGGGATGGTATCGAAAGAAACCATGCCCAGTTGAGAGATATAGAGGAGAGGATTATCGCTCTTCTTCAGGATACCCGGCAGAAGGACATTGAAACTTTAAAGAAGGAATGGGGGAGATATAAGGAATTGAGCGGGCTAAAATCTGTTCTTGACTCAAATGTCGCTGATACCGAAGAAGAATTCCTGGAGGCTAATGAGCAATACGAAATGTATGAAGGGATGTTCAGGAATGTCCTCAATGATACCAGTACGGGTTCTGTAAGTGAGCTGAGAGAGAGATTGAATGATTATCAAAGACTGACAGATGAAAAGAGAAACAGAGAATCCGAAAGGCAGGGAATCCTGGGTAAAGAGGGGCTAAAGGAGTTGGAGGGTAAACAGAGGACTCTGGATAGCAGAGTCCGTCAATACAATCTGGAATTGACCGAGTCTGATTTGACTTCTTTCTGTCCTGCTACAGAAGAGACAGAAAAGTGGCGACAGGTTGAGAAAGAACTGGAACCAAAACTCAAGGGTGATGAGCACGAGTTGATAAGGGCGAAGGAGAGGCTGGATACCCTGAAAGACACAATACAAGACCCTGTAGGGCTGGAGGAGAGAAGGACCTATATCGAAGGCAGATTGAAGGAACTGGATTTAATCTATAAAGCCTACGGAAAGGCTATAGCAACCTTTGAAGAAGCGGTAAGAGAGTTACAGGAAGAGTATCTGCCAGAGATGGAGAAGACAACCAATCAATACTTTAAAGAGATTGTGCCGGAGGAGTTTGACAGTGTCCAGTTGGTCAAAGCATGGCCAAAGATAATCCTTTCCTCGAAGGTTAACAGCAGTATCCCCATAGCCAGTCTCAGTCTTGGAACCATTGATCAGCTCTACCTCAGCCTCAGAATTGCCTCTCTGGAACTGTTGGGAAAGGGTGTAACCCTGCCGTTGATGATAGACGATTCCTTTGCCAACTATGATCCCCATTGCCAGGCGAAATCTTTAAAGATACTTGAGGAGTTAGCCGAGAGCAGACAGGTAATATTCTTTAGCTGTCATCCGGAATACATGGAATGGGGGAGAGAGCTAAAAAAATCCAGAGGTTACTCAGTGAAGCTTTTTAATTGGGACAATAACCGCAGGATTTTTGAGATAAACTGA
- a CDS encoding MFS transporter, protein MVKRVFITLFLAVFSAMIGIGIIVPLFPLYAQNLGATGIWLGIIFSGFAISRSIFVPLITRLSDKKGRKIFICIGLFGYALVSIIYIYAGNVYELAIFRFLQGFFGAMIVPIAMAYIGEISPVNKEGTFIGAFNISLFAGFGVGPFMGGALKDHFGMNAAFYAMGGLSFIAFVLVLLFLPELHLYKKQWGNPRMSYWTMLNNNIVKGITAFRLINSMGRGMVATFLPVFAHQYLRLSGSEIGLLISANILLTSFLQAPFGKLADRVSRKKLVIVGGFIASLAILLIPYTSDFTHLLVLNMAMGVAGAISLPATTALAIEEGRNMGMGAIMGVFDMSMSLGVAGGPLLGGILMDFLGIDFIFLFGGFAGFVSIGLFVWFVKHK, encoded by the coding sequence TTGGTAAAAAGGGTATTCATAACGTTGTTTTTGGCTGTTTTTTCTGCTATGATTGGGATAGGGATCATCGTCCCTCTCTTTCCCCTTTATGCCCAGAACCTCGGAGCCACCGGAATCTGGCTGGGTATAATCTTTTCTGGCTTTGCCATCTCCCGTTCTATATTCGTGCCTCTCATAACCAGGCTGTCTGATAAAAAGGGCAGAAAGATATTCATCTGCATCGGACTGTTTGGATATGCCCTGGTTTCAATTATCTATATCTATGCGGGTAATGTTTATGAGCTTGCCATATTTCGTTTTTTGCAGGGTTTTTTTGGAGCCATGATTGTCCCCATAGCAATGGCTTACATAGGTGAAATATCGCCCGTGAATAAAGAAGGGACATTTATAGGGGCATTTAATATTTCTCTATTTGCCGGGTTTGGTGTTGGTCCTTTTATGGGTGGGGCTTTAAAGGACCATTTCGGCATGAATGCAGCCTTTTATGCTATGGGGGGGCTGAGCTTTATAGCCTTTGTACTGGTTCTGTTATTTCTCCCTGAACTCCATCTGTATAAGAAACAGTGGGGAAATCCCAGGATGTCTTACTGGACGATGCTGAACAACAACATAGTTAAGGGGATAACAGCATTCAGGCTCATCAATTCTATGGGAAGGGGGATGGTTGCGACCTTTCTGCCTGTCTTTGCCCACCAATACCTTAGATTGAGCGGTTCTGAAATAGGGCTTTTGATCTCAGCAAATATATTACTGACCTCCTTTCTGCAGGCACCCTTTGGAAAATTGGCAGACAGGGTGAGTCGAAAAAAGCTGGTTATTGTCGGAGGGTTTATAGCTTCCCTGGCAATATTACTGATACCTTATACATCTGATTTCACTCATTTGTTGGTTTTAAACATGGCAATGGGAGTTGCCGGAGCCATCTCTTTACCTGCGACAACTGCCTTAGCAATAGAAGAGGGAAGGAATATGGGTATGGGGGCTATAATGGGGGTATTCGACATGTCCATGAGTTTGGGTGTTGCCGGGGGTCCGCTGCTCGGGGGAATCCTTATGGATTTTCTGGGAATAGATTTCATTTTCCTCTTTGGAGGGTTTGCAGGGTTTGTATCCATTGGGCTTTTTGTCTGGTTTGTGAAACATAAATAG
- a CDS encoding ABC-ATPase domain-containing protein, whose product MRSREDLRRILDRIDRRGYKAYKDIEGEYDFSDFTLFIDHVQGDPFASPSRARVRVSQRIAGFPDELLNTRTRRIALGDYLTRQFQRNIKSSVKGGRGIGNSGVIGIDAPCQEVLERTSVLITRDFVEARFVMGLPASGRTVLSREASDMFLHEVPVLAKRSLVFRSLNSKELAGHVEVVEDQEFIRGKLEDSDLISFIANGSILPRRSGVDDRPLLPSLEHSCHVVSFQSPPSLEVELTTPNRGRIKGMGIPKGVTLIVGGGFHGKSTLLNAVERGVYCHIPGDGRENVVTHPAAVKIRAEDGRRIEKVDISPFIQNLPFEKETAAFSTDNASGSTSQAANIMEALEAGASVLLMDEDTSATNFMIRDLRMQELVSKDKEPITPFIDKVRQLYEELGVSTVLVMGGSGDYFDVADTVLMLDEYRPMDVTNQTREIIKSFPGERKKEGGGNFGKVSHRVPLSESFNPQRGKRDVKIDAKGLRTILYGRISIDLSHVEQLLDMSQTRAIGEIIHYYSQKYLREGDPLRDGLNKVMNDLGKGGLDILSHNKMGNYALPRIFEVAAAINRMRTLRVR is encoded by the coding sequence ATGAGATCCAGAGAAGACCTGCGAAGGATATTAGACCGTATTGATCGCAGAGGATATAAGGCATATAAAGACATAGAGGGAGAATATGACTTCTCAGACTTCACTCTCTTTATAGACCATGTTCAGGGCGACCCTTTTGCCTCTCCTTCAAGAGCTAGGGTCAGGGTTTCTCAGAGAATAGCAGGATTCCCGGATGAGCTGTTGAACACCAGGACAAGGAGAATTGCCTTGGGAGATTACCTTACAAGGCAATTCCAGAGAAATATAAAGAGCTCTGTCAAAGGTGGCAGGGGGATAGGGAACAGCGGAGTCATAGGGATCGATGCCCCATGCCAGGAGGTGTTGGAGAGGACTTCTGTCCTGATAACCAGGGATTTTGTTGAGGCAAGGTTTGTAATGGGTTTGCCTGCTTCAGGAAGAACCGTTCTCTCACGGGAGGCTTCTGATATGTTCTTACATGAAGTCCCTGTGCTTGCGAAAAGGTCTCTGGTGTTCCGTAGTCTGAACTCAAAGGAACTGGCAGGTCATGTAGAAGTGGTGGAGGATCAGGAATTCATTCGGGGAAAATTAGAGGATTCTGATTTAATTTCGTTTATAGCCAATGGTTCCATTCTTCCCCGCAGAAGCGGGGTAGATGATCGTCCTCTGTTGCCTTCTCTGGAGCATTCCTGCCATGTTGTTTCATTCCAATCCCCTCCATCCCTTGAAGTGGAGTTAACGACCCCGAACAGAGGGAGGATAAAAGGAATGGGTATCCCAAAAGGGGTTACTCTGATAGTGGGAGGTGGATTTCACGGAAAATCCACCCTCCTGAATGCTGTAGAAAGGGGTGTATATTGCCATATTCCTGGAGATGGAAGGGAGAATGTGGTAACACATCCGGCAGCGGTGAAGATAAGGGCTGAGGACGGAAGACGGATTGAAAAAGTGGACATAAGCCCTTTTATACAGAATCTCCCTTTTGAAAAGGAGACTGCTGCGTTCTCTACCGATAATGCCAGTGGAAGCACATCTCAGGCGGCAAATATAATGGAGGCACTGGAAGCAGGGGCATCGGTTCTCCTGATGGATGAAGATACCTCTGCTACAAACTTTATGATAAGGGATCTCCGCATGCAGGAACTGGTCTCCAAGGACAAAGAGCCTATTACCCCCTTTATTGATAAGGTGAGACAACTGTACGAAGAACTGGGTGTTTCTACTGTCCTTGTTATGGGTGGGTCCGGAGACTATTTCGATGTGGCAGACACGGTCTTGATGCTGGACGAATACCGACCAATGGATGTTACTAATCAAACCAGGGAGATAATAAAAAGCTTTCCAGGTGAACGAAAAAAGGAGGGGGGAGGCAATTTTGGTAAGGTATCCCATCGTGTTCCATTGTCAGAGAGTTTCAATCCACAGAGGGGCAAGAGAGATGTAAAGATAGATGCTAAAGGTTTGAGGACTATCCTTTACGGTAGGATCTCCATTGACCTGTCTCATGTTGAACAGCTTCTTGATATGAGTCAGACGAGGGCTATAGGAGAGATAATCCACTATTATTCCCAGAAATACTTGAGGGAAGGGGATCCCCTTAGAGATGGCTTGAATAAAGTAATGAATGATTTGGGAAAGGGAGGATTGGACATACTCTCCCATAATAAGATGGGCAATTACGCCCTTCCCAGGATATTTGAGGTGGCAGCGGCTATAAACAGGATGAGGACGTTAAGGGTAAGGTGA
- a CDS encoding PIN domain-containing protein, producing MAIDEETSERYAVIVNHLRKEGTPIPTNDLWISASAMQHGLKVVTTDNHYLKVLQIITEYYQAD from the coding sequence GTGGCTATTGATGAAGAGACATCAGAAAGATATGCTGTGATTGTTAATCATCTCAGGAAGGAAGGCACCCCGATACCTACCAATGATTTATGGATTTCTGCTTCTGCCATGCAGCATGGGTTAAAAGTTGTAACTACTGACAACCACTACCTGAAGGTTCTGCAGATCATAACCGAGTATTATCAGGCAGACTAA